In Nitrospirota bacterium, the genomic stretch TATCGTACCGGAAACCATTGTTGATGTACCTTTGAATAAGCTCAGAGCAACTCTCCTGGCGAGCCCGTCATCTGTTAAAAGGAAATTTGCCTTAAGTTCTTGAGACAGTGTAATCGCTGCTGACTCTCCTTTCCCCAGCCCATAAACCTCTTCCACTCATTTCCCTCCTATTCCAAATTTCTTCATCTCTTCAACCGCTTTTATATCCTGCTCCCAGTCTTCTTTCGTGTAATGGGCAAAAGGTATCCCTCTCTTTTGTAAGAGTTCCAGGAAATCTGCCAGGCTCTCCCCTAAAAGTTCTGCCCCGTATCCTGACGATATCTTCCCTTCTTTAAAGAGCCTTAAAACTACCTCCTCTTTTGTGAGATTCACTATCTCTTTCTCTAATGCTCTATCCACTGTTTCAGGTATTGGCCATTTTA encodes the following:
- a CDS encoding DUF3368 domain-containing protein; this translates as MEEVYGLGKGESAAITLSQELKANFLLTDDGLARRVALSLFKGTSTMVSGTIGILKLAREKGLISQDQLISKIESLKAEGFYLKDDLYRQILREIENA
- a CDS encoding UPF0175 family protein; translation: MSRELVLKWPIPETVDRALEKEIVNLTKEEVVLRLFKEGKISSGYGAELLGESLADFLELLQKRGIPFAHYTKEDWEQDIKAVEEMKKFGIGGK